One part of the Vibrio palustris genome encodes these proteins:
- a CDS encoding DNA topoisomerase III, whose amino-acid sequence MTRLFIAEKPSLGRAIADALPKPQKKNQGWITCGNGDIVTWCIGHLLEQIEPDGYDERYKKWNLADLPIIPDQWQLRPRKAASKQLTVIKKLVKQADHVVHAGDPDREGQLLVDEVIDYCKLAKRKKDTVERLLISDLNLPAVKNALGKLRSNREFIPLSVSALARSRADWLYGMNMSRAYTLLGQKAGYQGVLSVGRVQTPVLGLVVRRDEEIENFVPKDYFTVDALIPYQGEQGIFDIRARWKPSEACQPWQDEEGRVLNRKLAENVVQRIQAQPATVTESEQKKTRQAPPLPYSLSSLQIDAAKRFNFSAQQVLDTCQSLYEKHKLITYPRSDSRYLPKGHLSEVGKVTQAIANNAKELQTAVNEADLSLQSKAWNDKKVDAHHAIIPTPKQASSNGLSGNEMKIYQLIARQYLMQFYPAAVYAEAKLVFDIAGGVFIAKGRQLISAGWKVLMGKQEEETSDIATVPALDKGTVLTCREGELTARKTEPPRPFTEATLLQAMTGIARFVEDKELKKILKDTDGLGTEATRAGILDTLFKRQLLARQGKTIASTPAGRGLVHALPSEATYPDMTAHWEHQLQAMVERGQAYQPFMQTLQQRIEQLMQQVKTGPVPDSLRSLPKVERPAFKRRNSRKASGASASNRASKRSTSKGRQQPR is encoded by the coding sequence ATGACGCGGTTGTTTATAGCAGAGAAGCCAAGTTTAGGGCGTGCGATTGCCGATGCCTTACCGAAACCTCAGAAAAAAAATCAAGGGTGGATCACCTGCGGTAATGGGGACATCGTGACTTGGTGCATTGGGCATCTGTTAGAACAAATCGAACCTGATGGTTATGATGAGCGCTATAAAAAATGGAACCTTGCTGATCTTCCTATTATTCCCGACCAATGGCAGCTTAGGCCACGTAAAGCCGCCAGTAAACAGCTTACGGTTATCAAAAAGCTCGTTAAACAGGCTGATCATGTCGTCCATGCTGGCGATCCCGATAGAGAAGGGCAGTTACTTGTCGATGAAGTGATTGACTACTGTAAGCTTGCTAAGCGTAAAAAAGACACGGTTGAGCGCCTGTTGATCAGTGATTTAAACCTACCAGCAGTAAAAAATGCGTTAGGTAAGCTGCGCTCAAATCGTGAGTTTATTCCGTTATCAGTATCCGCTCTTGCTCGCTCACGCGCCGATTGGCTATATGGCATGAATATGTCGCGTGCCTATACGTTACTTGGACAGAAAGCTGGTTATCAAGGCGTGTTATCTGTCGGACGAGTACAAACACCCGTTCTAGGGCTTGTGGTACGCCGTGATGAAGAGATCGAGAACTTTGTGCCCAAAGATTATTTTACCGTTGATGCCTTGATCCCATATCAAGGCGAGCAAGGGATATTTGATATTCGAGCACGCTGGAAACCTAGTGAGGCTTGTCAGCCGTGGCAAGATGAAGAAGGGAGAGTGCTGAATCGTAAGTTGGCTGAAAATGTGGTGCAGCGTATTCAAGCACAACCCGCCACGGTGACCGAGTCCGAACAAAAGAAAACACGCCAAGCACCGCCATTGCCATATTCGTTATCTTCGCTACAAATTGACGCCGCCAAACGCTTTAATTTTAGTGCTCAGCAGGTATTAGATACTTGTCAGAGTCTTTATGAGAAACATAAGCTGATTACGTACCCACGTTCTGATAGTCGTTACCTGCCTAAAGGGCATTTAAGTGAAGTCGGCAAAGTGACTCAGGCTATCGCTAACAATGCTAAGGAGTTACAAACGGCAGTCAATGAGGCGGATTTATCGCTGCAATCGAAAGCTTGGAATGATAAAAAGGTGGATGCTCACCACGCGATTATTCCGACACCAAAACAAGCAAGTAGTAACGGCTTATCAGGCAATGAAATGAAAATCTATCAGCTGATTGCACGCCAATATCTTATGCAGTTTTATCCAGCAGCTGTCTATGCCGAAGCGAAATTAGTGTTCGATATTGCTGGTGGAGTGTTTATTGCCAAAGGTCGCCAGCTTATTTCTGCAGGCTGGAAAGTGCTGATGGGCAAGCAAGAAGAAGAAACAAGTGACATTGCGACAGTGCCAGCGCTGGATAAAGGCACGGTATTAACCTGCCGAGAGGGCGAGTTGACCGCACGTAAAACAGAGCCGCCACGCCCGTTTACAGAAGCGACACTGTTACAAGCTATGACGGGAATTGCGCGTTTTGTTGAAGATAAAGAGCTAAAGAAAATCCTTAAAGATACCGATGGTCTTGGCACGGAAGCAACGCGAGCAGGAATATTAGATACGTTATTCAAACGCCAATTATTGGCGCGGCAAGGCAAAACAATTGCGAGCACACCCGCGGGGCGCGGATTAGTCCATGCATTGCCAAGTGAAGCCACCTATCCAGACATGACCGCGCATTGGGAGCACCAACTGCAAGCCATGGTTGAGCGTGGGCAAGCCTATCAACCATTTATGCAGACACTACAACAGCGTATTGAACAGTTAATGCAGCAAGTAAAAACAGGCCCAGTACCAGACTCATTACGCTCTTTACCTAAAGTTGAACGGCCTGCTTTTAAACGTCGTAACTCTCGTAAAGCCAGCGGTGCGAGTGCTTCAAATCGCGCCAGCAAACGCAGTACGTCTAAAGGACGGCAACAGCCGCGTTAA
- a CDS encoding DoxX family protein yields MFALIEKVNKWLHHPDMAKLILRVGFGFLFLLHGIHKIETGTGFIEGLFVDLGLPAFFAYAVYLGEVVAPLMLILGVYSRIAGLLVVGTGVVVMGLMHSDHFFSLTKVGSWVAEDIAVYMIAGMVIALLGSGKYALIRD; encoded by the coding sequence ATGTTTGCTCTTATAGAAAAAGTAAATAAATGGTTACACCACCCAGATATGGCCAAATTGATATTGCGTGTCGGTTTCGGCTTTCTGTTCCTCTTACATGGTATTCATAAAATAGAAACCGGGACTGGATTCATTGAAGGGCTATTTGTGGATTTAGGCTTACCTGCTTTCTTTGCGTATGCGGTGTATTTGGGCGAAGTGGTTGCTCCTCTCATGCTCATTCTGGGCGTTTATTCACGTATCGCGGGGTTACTTGTGGTTGGTACAGGGGTCGTCGTCATGGGATTGATGCACAGCGACCACTTTTTTAGTCTCACCAAGGTAGGCAGCTGGGTCGCCGAAGACATCGCTGTTTATATGATTGCCGGTATGGTTATTGCGTTGTTAGGCTCTGGCAAATACGCGTTGATTCGCGATTAA
- a CDS encoding HD-GYP domain-containing protein, whose protein sequence is MTNYIPKTTTISQSELILSLTTALDMTEGQPVEHCMRCCWVGMHIGQALQLNEAQLHDLFFTILLKDTGCSSNAARICQLYGADERQLKNRFKTMNTSLSGALSFVLKNAGSNQHWHQRFQTTLDILKNGSTYANEVIHTRCTRGADIARELLFNEDVATSIYNLDEHWNGGGSPHGVSGSDIPLYARIALTSQIIDVFHHSKGMKATIKELRKRAGTWLDPDIVSIAITLLKKERVYKPLLAKSISEQVLSMAPEQANYDISDDYFDRIVAAFGSIIDAKSPFTAGHSERVCIVSDMIAKELGLLEEDRVWVRRAARLHDLGKLGISNTILDKPTQLTSDEWQEMKKHANYTYDILKLITPLERFAYVAASHHEKLDGTGYPNGVTGDDLSLLTRIITTADIFDAITAERPYRAAVPVQKTLTIMHENVGTAIDKHCFEALKRTIAALPVDDELFAHSEVKTSPLL, encoded by the coding sequence ATGACAAATTATATACCTAAAACCACAACTATTAGCCAATCTGAGTTGATACTCTCGTTAACAACCGCATTAGATATGACGGAAGGCCAACCAGTTGAACATTGCATGCGGTGTTGCTGGGTCGGCATGCATATCGGGCAAGCCTTACAGCTCAACGAGGCCCAGCTACACGATTTGTTTTTTACTATTCTACTTAAAGATACGGGATGCAGCAGTAATGCGGCGCGGATTTGTCAGTTATACGGCGCGGATGAACGTCAACTCAAAAATCGCTTTAAAACCATGAACACCAGTTTAAGTGGCGCGCTTAGTTTCGTGCTGAAAAATGCCGGTAGTAATCAACATTGGCATCAACGTTTTCAAACCACCTTAGATATTTTGAAAAATGGTTCCACTTACGCGAATGAAGTCATTCATACCCGCTGCACGCGTGGTGCCGATATTGCACGTGAGCTACTCTTTAATGAAGATGTCGCCACCAGCATTTACAATTTAGATGAGCATTGGAACGGTGGCGGCTCTCCTCATGGTGTCAGTGGCTCAGATATTCCTCTGTACGCTCGTATTGCCCTTACCTCACAGATTATTGATGTATTTCATCACTCAAAAGGGATGAAAGCGACGATTAAAGAATTACGTAAACGTGCTGGCACGTGGCTCGATCCTGACATAGTGTCGATTGCGATTACTTTATTAAAAAAAGAACGGGTATATAAACCGTTATTAGCCAAAAGCATTAGTGAACAGGTGTTGTCTATGGCGCCCGAACAAGCGAACTACGACATTAGTGACGATTATTTTGACCGTATTGTTGCGGCATTTGGGTCTATTATTGATGCGAAAAGTCCGTTTACCGCTGGGCACAGTGAAAGAGTTTGTATCGTCAGTGATATGATTGCCAAAGAACTTGGATTATTAGAAGAAGACCGCGTTTGGGTGCGCCGAGCGGCGCGCTTACACGATCTGGGCAAATTGGGCATCAGTAATACGATTTTAGATAAACCGACTCAACTGACTTCAGATGAATGGCAGGAAATGAAAAAGCATGCCAATTACACCTACGATATCTTAAAATTGATCACACCGCTTGAGCGCTTTGCGTATGTTGCGGCTTCTCATCATGAGAAACTCGATGGAACGGGGTATCCCAATGGCGTGACGGGAGACGACTTATCACTATTAACCCGCATTATCACAACCGCCGATATTTTTGATGCGATCACCGCAGAGCGGCCCTATCGGGCGGCAGTTCCCGTACAAAAAACACTGACAATTATGCATGAGAATGTTGGAACCGCTATCGATAAACACTGCTTTGAAGCGTTAAAACGCACCATTGCTGCATTACCGGTGGACGACGAATTATTTGCGCATTCTGAAGTTAAAACCTCGCCTTTACTCTAA
- a CDS encoding DUF6538 domain-containing protein, whose translation MYLIKLSNNVFYTRISTPVALQTSLGYPIEIRLSLFTKYRRLATKRNAQLASAIHTLHEQALAENIPYTDFKISLSKKVAEIRQQFCSNLPHVDNPQSKCTSMSMETRAMPAPAPAPEESLSSPLVGAQELTTELNNFIRSKRLEQVTPLTLTQLNQRCTNFLNYLAKQEICLSAKAANTYRDHLIEKGLSAKTVK comes from the coding sequence ATGTATTTGATTAAATTGAGCAATAACGTGTTTTATACACGTATTTCCACTCCTGTTGCACTACAGACTTCTCTTGGTTATCCAATAGAGATTCGTCTATCTCTTTTCACTAAATATCGTCGATTAGCGACCAAACGAAATGCTCAGCTTGCTAGCGCGATTCACACGCTACATGAACAAGCTTTAGCAGAAAACATCCCTTATACAGATTTTAAGATTAGCTTATCTAAAAAGGTGGCGGAGATTCGCCAACAGTTCTGCTCTAATCTTCCGCATGTAGACAACCCACAGTCAAAATGTACGTCAATGAGTATGGAGACCCGAGCAATGCCTGCTCCTGCTCCTGCTCCTGAAGAAAGCCTAAGCAGTCCTTTGGTTGGAGCACAAGAACTTACCACCGAGTTAAATAACTTTATTCGTAGTAAACGTCTAGAACAAGTAACGCCTTTGACTCTAACTCAATTAAATCAGCGGTGTACTAACTTCTTGAACTATCTAGCCAAACAGGAGATATGCTTATCTGCGAAAGCTGCCAACACTTACAGAGATCACTTAATTGAAAAAGGATTAAGTGCAAAGACAGTAAAATAA
- a CDS encoding site-specific integrase — protein sequence MKAQKNRGTKASQQRDRWQLKELQKLFSSSEYRKKDAQFNWTTKIQLYHGCRPSEVCQLTTSDIQMIEDVPCITVSDSDTEQRLKTSNAFRTIPLYNQLIKEGFLDYVQERREQKQKQLFDYKPHGENKDWSFRYRTNLGKLQTTMGMKPNARPTAYSFRHTFIDELKIANTPEHIVAEIVGHAHPNITFGRYGKQANIQQLNEAVNKFPSVEVMYA from the coding sequence ATTAAAGCACAGAAAAATCGTGGAACAAAAGCATCACAGCAGCGAGACCGCTGGCAGTTAAAAGAGCTTCAAAAGTTATTTTCTAGCTCCGAATATCGTAAAAAAGACGCACAATTTAATTGGACAACCAAGATACAGCTATACCACGGTTGCCGTCCTTCCGAAGTTTGCCAGTTAACGACCAGTGACATTCAAATGATTGAAGATGTCCCATGCATCACGGTTTCCGATTCTGACACTGAACAGCGGCTAAAAACATCCAATGCTTTCCGCACTATCCCTTTGTACAATCAATTGATAAAAGAGGGTTTTCTTGATTATGTGCAAGAGCGCCGAGAACAAAAACAGAAACAGCTTTTTGATTATAAGCCGCACGGAGAAAACAAAGATTGGTCATTTCGATACCGTACCAACCTCGGGAAACTGCAAACCACAATGGGAATGAAGCCCAATGCTCGACCAACGGCTTACTCATTCCGACACACTTTTATCGATGAGTTAAAGATTGCTAATACACCTGAGCACATAGTGGCTGAGATTGTAGGTCATGCTCATCCCAATATCACCTTCGGACGATACGGAAAACAAGCGAATATTCAGCAATTAAATGAAGCAGTTAACAAGTTTCCATCAGTAGAGGTGATGTATGCGTAA
- the dgt gene encoding dGTPase, whose translation MNYEEKLKSDRYRTSTIGDRDFNEEMESDRGRAVNSAAVRRLQQKTQVFPLESNAAVRSRLTHSLEVQQVGRYISKIILKELGKQGFDLSEYSEGFVSAVEVSCLLHDIGNPPFGHFGEEAINLWTKSFLSKTIQDAFGEETDCQKLIKDLCNFEGNAQGIRLLHQIQALNLTYTQLACLVKYTRAAYEDKPSSANDEFKYRKKKPGFYLTEETLYKSIQENLGIEDGARFPLTYIMEAADDISYCIADVDDAVDKGILSIDKLHYEIARIWESFRGKDGVDDSLVDEGYLLKISGKAMEKAREQKFNSNHAYILTLRTTLVNDLAHYAASRYVENHGLVFSGAFDESLLDGCDKYNLATETLRLLSIENVFNHAEVENLELKGYAVISGLLEIYSPLIKLSFSEFKTLAQSNRLKSHPIETRLFHKLSSKHKNTYFSAVSDLYAADTPSNAQKLTEIYHRSRLVIDYISGMTDGFALEQYQNLSASK comes from the coding sequence ATGAACTATGAAGAAAAACTAAAATCGGATAGATATCGAACTTCCACTATTGGAGATCGCGATTTCAATGAAGAAATGGAAAGCGATCGTGGCAGAGCAGTCAACTCTGCCGCCGTAAGGCGTTTACAACAGAAAACGCAAGTTTTCCCATTAGAATCTAATGCAGCTGTTCGAAGTCGTTTAACGCATTCGCTAGAAGTTCAGCAAGTTGGTCGCTACATAAGTAAAATTATTCTTAAAGAGCTTGGTAAGCAGGGGTTTGACCTCTCAGAGTATTCGGAAGGTTTTGTTAGTGCTGTAGAGGTATCATGTTTGCTACATGATATTGGTAATCCACCATTTGGTCATTTTGGCGAAGAGGCTATTAATTTATGGACTAAGTCCTTTCTCTCTAAAACCATACAAGATGCTTTTGGTGAAGAAACAGATTGTCAGAAGTTAATTAAAGATCTTTGTAATTTTGAAGGTAATGCCCAAGGGATTAGACTACTACATCAAATACAAGCTTTGAATCTTACATATACGCAATTGGCTTGTTTGGTAAAATATACGAGAGCCGCTTATGAAGATAAGCCTTCATCTGCTAATGATGAGTTCAAATACAGAAAAAAGAAGCCAGGTTTTTACCTGACGGAAGAAACATTGTACAAATCTATACAAGAAAACCTTGGGATTGAAGATGGTGCAAGATTCCCACTAACTTACATTATGGAGGCTGCTGACGATATATCTTACTGCATTGCCGACGTTGATGATGCCGTCGATAAAGGTATTCTATCAATAGATAAACTCCATTATGAAATAGCAAGAATATGGGAATCTTTCCGAGGAAAAGATGGCGTTGACGACTCTTTAGTAGATGAGGGTTACTTATTAAAAATCTCTGGAAAAGCTATGGAAAAAGCTAGAGAGCAGAAATTTAATAGTAACCATGCCTATATTTTGACACTTCGTACGACTTTAGTTAATGATCTCGCACACTATGCAGCTAGCCGTTATGTTGAAAACCATGGTTTGGTTTTTTCGGGGGCTTTTGATGAGTCTTTGCTTGATGGGTGTGATAAGTACAATCTTGCAACCGAGACTTTAAGGCTTCTCTCGATAGAAAATGTATTTAATCATGCTGAAGTTGAAAACTTGGAGCTAAAGGGATATGCAGTAATATCTGGGCTGTTGGAAATTTATTCTCCGTTGATCAAACTATCGTTCTCGGAGTTTAAGACGCTAGCACAAAGCAACAGGTTAAAAAGTCATCCGATTGAAACACGTTTATTCCATAAGTTATCGAGTAAACATAAGAACACTTATTTTTCGGCAGTATCTGATCTCTATGCCGCTGATACCCCTTCAAACGCCCAAAAGCTAACTGAGATTTATCATCGTTCCAGGTTAGTAATTGATTATATTAGTGGTATGACTGATGGTTTCGCTCTAGAACAATACCAAAATCTTAGTGCATCTAAGTAA
- a CDS encoding tyrosine-type recombinase/integrase — protein sequence MKTITTTKLPTVKDYIDAYLIERKYCSAPSTLASDLSRTKNINEALGEFAINAVSHSQINTLLVSWHERFSNKTINEHLTILRRIFLKAVRDGVIARNPMKGVQNYKTVELEPNPFTKKELARMYECKNVCTQGQNAVMLNLLTGLRISELIALSWQDINWEREVLYVRRACVLNIYKCPKTRGSVREVDLNPLALKLLKKQLKLTGKRRPQTINILECDNKTFTKDSVSFIFLNIKTNQPFTDAKEFTERFFIKFLEQADVAHRGVGQLRHTFASQCLTAGISKDWLAVQMGHKSTTMIDKHYGRWIREDSPNYAREAAQHLHEIFGLPQIKPKVTLPSVPHSSLVLLKKLQSKPQLIQLLEGMLESDR from the coding sequence ATGAAAACTATTACAACTACAAAGTTACCAACTGTAAAAGACTACATCGACGCATATCTCATAGAGAGAAAATATTGTTCAGCTCCCTCGACATTAGCCTCCGATCTCAGCAGAACAAAGAATATAAACGAGGCATTGGGAGAGTTCGCCATCAATGCAGTTAGCCACTCTCAGATTAATACGCTTCTAGTAAGTTGGCACGAGCGCTTTAGCAACAAAACCATCAACGAACATCTGACAATCTTGCGTCGTATTTTTTTGAAAGCGGTACGTGATGGCGTAATTGCCCGAAATCCAATGAAAGGCGTACAGAACTACAAAACGGTAGAACTGGAGCCAAACCCTTTCACAAAAAAGGAATTAGCACGGATGTATGAGTGCAAGAATGTCTGTACCCAAGGACAGAATGCCGTAATGCTGAATCTGCTGACAGGTCTTCGTATCAGTGAACTAATAGCATTGTCTTGGCAAGATATAAACTGGGAACGCGAAGTGCTCTATGTCCGTCGCGCTTGTGTATTGAACATTTATAAATGCCCAAAAACTAGAGGCTCGGTACGTGAAGTTGATTTAAATCCACTTGCTTTAAAGCTATTGAAAAAGCAGCTGAAACTGACAGGAAAGCGCCGCCCACAAACAATCAACATTCTTGAATGCGACAATAAAACATTCACGAAAGACTCTGTCAGTTTCATTTTCCTAAATATAAAAACGAATCAACCATTTACTGATGCTAAAGAATTCACAGAGCGATTCTTCATCAAATTTCTAGAACAAGCGGATGTGGCTCATAGAGGTGTCGGTCAGCTACGTCATACATTTGCTTCCCAGTGCCTAACCGCAGGGATCAGCAAAGACTGGCTCGCGGTTCAAATGGGACATAAAAGCACAACAATGATCGACAAACACTATGGTCGATGGATTCGTGAAGACTCACCCAACTACGCAAGAGAGGCTGCGCAACACCTTCACGAGATATTCGGCCTACCGCAAATAAAGCCAAAAGTGACTTTACCTTCTGTTCCACACTCTTCGTTAGTGTTGTTGAAAAAACTTCAGTCCAAACCACAGCTCATTCAACTTCTTGAAGGCATGCTGGAGAGCGACAGATGA
- a CDS encoding tetratricopeptide repeat protein, with product MNLSTRQPRHLKYKDSELRSNQRFLRDSCLFLPNGKKLHEVRSTNVDIDEYCLSLFGQTEASLIEELKRNIIKQHENAVDVRAKAQMMINSPIFSYDSINIKLALREVEKLLKPCAKQEYLDSIYELGLLYMEHGSLLGKGEADYYPLVKKAVKKGHSDAPYNLAVHHLKKKEWVEAEELLLIGAKKENCSCLNKLAEMAEEGVTNSLSKSDAARYYERAMRKGLPYAAINLARLVFTGEDKKHSVQDAVSFLEEAARDGEVKAMCQLGIIYEDGQYVEADFKKSLSFYQQAADLGDANGQFFLGFIYRNLWEKFGLEKNLSFGITLYQKAAAQGHQEAIANLNKANLSSLLNQF from the coding sequence ATGAACCTATCTACTAGACAACCAAGACACCTCAAATACAAAGACTCTGAATTGCGTAGTAATCAACGCTTTTTGAGAGACTCTTGTTTATTCCTACCAAATGGTAAAAAACTCCACGAAGTCCGTTCAACGAATGTTGATATCGACGAATACTGTTTGAGTCTTTTCGGTCAAACCGAAGCCTCATTAATTGAAGAGTTAAAACGAAACATCATTAAACAACATGAAAACGCTGTGGATGTAAGAGCCAAAGCTCAAATGATGATTAACAGCCCTATTTTCAGTTATGACTCAATCAATATTAAGCTTGCATTGCGTGAGGTGGAAAAATTACTAAAACCTTGTGCAAAACAAGAGTATTTAGACTCAATTTATGAACTTGGGTTGCTCTACATGGAGCATGGAAGCCTACTTGGAAAAGGCGAAGCTGATTATTATCCTTTAGTTAAAAAAGCTGTAAAAAAGGGACACTCTGATGCACCGTACAACCTAGCCGTACACCACTTAAAGAAAAAAGAATGGGTTGAGGCTGAAGAACTCCTCTTGATCGGAGCTAAAAAGGAAAATTGTTCTTGCTTAAATAAACTAGCTGAAATGGCAGAAGAAGGTGTTACAAATAGCTTATCGAAAAGTGATGCTGCGAGATATTACGAAAGAGCAATGAGAAAAGGACTTCCATACGCTGCTATCAATTTAGCTAGACTCGTTTTTACTGGAGAAGACAAAAAGCATAGTGTTCAAGATGCTGTTTCCTTTCTTGAGGAGGCTGCAAGGGATGGTGAAGTCAAAGCTATGTGTCAACTTGGTATTATTTACGAAGATGGACAGTATGTTGAAGCTGATTTTAAAAAATCTCTTTCTTTCTATCAGCAAGCTGCTGATTTAGGTGACGCTAATGGGCAGTTTTTTCTCGGCTTCATATATAGAAACTTATGGGAAAAATTTGGTTTAGAAAAAAATCTATCTTTCGGTATCACGTTGTATCAAAAAGCGGCTGCACAGGGCCATCAGGAAGCTATTGCTAACCTAAACAAAGCTAATCTTTCTTCATTACTTAATCAATTTTGA